Genomic window (Rosa chinensis cultivar Old Blush chromosome 6, RchiOBHm-V2, whole genome shotgun sequence):
aagctactgtcaccagcaacgaaagttattatcacaaacaaaagtTATGCTCTCCAAAACTAAAAGCTACTATCTCTACCaataaaaactactgtcacaaacaccaaaagctactctcaccaacaacaaacactAAACTACATTATCAAATCCAACAATTGAGAAAGTCCACTCTAAATTCATTACATGCAACTATTTTCTTGTAAACAAAACATGCCATATTTCTCAAACAAATATTTgtctccataaaaaaaaaaaaaaaattagagaaacaATGTTCAATCTTTGCTTAAATCTCAAGGATCCCCAATCTCCCCTTGTCCGCGGGACCCAACTAACTAATTGGATACTAAACTGGCGGGACGTAATTGGATGCAACATCAACGTCTTCGTCCCCTTCCACCTCAAAACATGCGATCGTAAGTGTTAactaatccacacatacactgTTTTTCAGAAAACTACTATCAAGCAGAACAAAAGCTacttatatataattttctaaaaatacTAGAGATCAGGATTTGAATTAGCCAaaatataggaaaaaaaaaagaatttctaAAACGTAAATGGTAGTGAGACGTGAGACTAGTCAAAGATGCATTAAATTTTTTGCCAAAAAAAGATGCATTAAATTTCTTGGCTCACGTCATTCCCATTCCTTAAACCCCAAGCTCAGaggctctcttccttctctctccaAAACCAGGGTTTTAGTTTTCGTTCACCAATTCTATTCCTGGTTGTCTAGGCCTTCCAGACCTTCTCTGCCTCCTGTGGTAAATGAAAAATGCTTCCTTTTTACATATCCAATGTCTTGTTTTGCCTTTGCTTACTGAATCTGAATTTGCATTTTTGGCTAGTTTTCTGATTCTAATCATGACCATTTTCCGTTGACGATTGTAAAAGCACTAAAGGTCTCTCCTTTATTGTTACCTTTTGTGGGTTGCTCTCGATTTCTGTATTCTACTTTCTCATATGTTTACAGCTTATTTTATGCATTGGTTATGGGTCTTTTGGTTTTCtctacaagaaaaaagaaaaaagaaaaaaaaaaggagcttTCTGTAAGATTTATTTGATCCGAATCCCATTTTACATGATGGAGCTTTGTGTTGTAACCCCTTGTTGCATTTCTGATTTCTTAAACCCATATATTTTGGCTCCTTCTCAAAGTGAATTCCACtttgagaaggagaaggagccaAAATATCACAGCGGGTTCCTCTATGTGGGGATCTGTAAAGTGTTTTAAAAACGTGGATTTGGCTCTGTTCATTGTATCTTATTGACTTATGTTTAAGCACATTGGTTTATTTAACAGGTTGGGATTATTAGCTATTTTGGGATGGGTATGTGTAAAGTACCTCACAGAACCAGCCATATCAGAATATTTATATCCCAAAGATATAAATAAATGACAGATGCTGAAGTCATGTAGTTGAAGAAATTATTTGCTCTACTGAGATCTTTGTATTCTAGTTCCATATGGGACTGTTGAGCAATGCTTCTCTAGATAAATAGGGAATATGTTTGAGTAACGATCAGGAATATTGTTGAGTAACTTCTAATAATTAACCATGACTACATCAAAGTTCCGGTTCCTTGTAGCTTTTCTTCAGTTAATCATTGGTGGTACCAATTGAAAGTGAAATAAAATATTTGATCATCGACTAGTTGGTGGTATTTTATAGATATTGGTTTCCTTTCATGAGCCTTTGATCATCACAGTTGCTTATGAGTTTAGTTGAGGAATGGTAAACACTACTTGTTCTTTGAAATTTGTTGCCCTTTGATGCTGTTTCTCTCTTGTTACTTGCAATTTTGTTTTATAATGATAATTCCTATTTATTAGTTCAGTATAATGAAACAAACTCCATTAAGAACAGTTTAGTTGCTAAGCTGTCAGTGTTGTGTACATCATTATAATTAATCTGCTTCTTTTTTCTAGGAGTAATGTGCCACGTACACAACAATGACGAACGAGTGAGCTCTCTGCTAATGGATTTGGAATCAACCATGGTGAGCTTAAGAAGACAGAAACGCTTGAGGCCATGCTCTGGTAAATTACAGCTCAAATGAGCAGTACAAGATATGAGTAATTGCTTTTGTGGATACACGTGCTTTGTTCTGCTGCTTTTGATATCTTAGTCATACAAGTTTTCCGTTGTGTAATTCTGACTTGTCGGTGCTTCAAGATAATTTTCTAGTTTTGGTGACTATGAATCTGATTCAACAGGTTTTTGGTGTATGTTTACTTTCTTAATAAATTATTAGGCAATTTACCAAATAGGTCTGTTCGTCTGTGCAGGAAGTAGTTCGGGTGTAGCTTCACTTCCTGGTTTTTGTGACAATGGAACTTCTCTTCAAGCTTCTACCCAGGAAAAACCTGATAATGTGCATCTCACACCTTCAAACAATGTAAATCAATCAGAGGATTTAAGAATGCATTACTAATAAGTCTACATGCATCAGATGTACCAAACTTTTGTCTATCACCATGTCGACAAATGTCAGAATTCCTAGGTTGAGAGAAAAAGTCTGTGGAATGATACTTTCATCCTGATTTTGTTTGAAGACATGTTGATATTTCTAGTTTAGTAACTAATAATTATGAGCTTCTATGAAAATAACTGAAAAACCTTACCAATTTAGGAAAAGTAGTGATATGATTTATACACTGGTGCTCTGGTTATAATAGAAATTAATACTTGTTGCGATTGGTTCTGAAAGCAACTGGGCTATTTGGTGCATATGCTTTCCTGCTGATCATATTCTGTGTGTTTGTCACTTTCTTCTGTTATGAAGTAGGAACTTTTAAGCAAGCATAGTAGATAATAATTTCTCAATATAAGCTTAAGGAATCAATTTGGAAAGCGACTGCTGAATGTAGATCATGCTTCTCTATATGCATTAGCATCTAGCTTGTCTCTAAATGCATAATTAGTCTAAACTAGTACTTGAGGTAGTTACATCTGCTGATAGGAAAATATTGTAATTCTTGCTGTATTCTAAGCTTGATATATATCATTTTGGAAAGCCATCATTGAATGTAGGTCTTGTTTGATATCTAAATTTGCTTTTGCATAAAGGTCATATCTAGCCTCTATGTGAACCATTCTGCAGAAATAGTATAGTTATTTATATACCATGTTTTGATATTGTGCATTCTTGAATTAAGCTGAGAGGGGAAACTGAGCTAGGTGTGAAACACAAACTTCCTTTTATACAAAACTTTCTTTTATTAACAAATAGGATCTGGAAAGAAGTTCATTTGGATATCATAGCTTTAATAAACCAAAATCACTAACTAGGTGATTTGGAAGTTGGACAATAGTTTGAGATGTTGGTTCCCCGGACCTGCTTTCTGGTCAACTATGCTTTTTAAGTTTATACAGGAGCATGTTTCTACCATATATTCTTTACTATGACTGAACTAGGAAAGACAAAACTAAAAATATATAACTCCTGTCTGGAATAATCAACTTGAGAATTGAGATCCTAGAATCCCAGTCAGTCGTTTCTGGCTTTTTCTAATTAGTTAATGTGTAACATAAGGCTTCCCAAAATGAATCATTGCGAGACCCAGCTGCTGCTGAGAGGGTTTTGCTGGACCTACTTGGCCCTGCTGATACCAAGATTATGCAGGCGTATGCTGACTGCGGTCTGAAGCAGAACTTAGCTCACCATGCCCTTGCCATAAGTGATTGTCCTCCAGAGTGTCATCACATTACTATTTCTGTGTGGTTTGAATAGTTTTGCAACTGATACTGCTGATTATTATTCAGTCCTGCGGCTCCTGCCTCCATATTGCTATGTGGCTAAGGGTTACTGGGGATGCCTCTAAGGAGCGAGATGAAGCAATAGCTCGTGTTGCAGAGCTGGAGAAAAGAGTTGGAAACTTTGTAGAAACCACTACCAAACAGGAGGCAGTAATCGAGTTTATGAGGCAACAGGTCCTGGAATACTCTAGCATGAAGAGGGAGTATGAGTCCAAGCTTGATGGTTTGTTAAATGATGTTAGTCAGCAGAGGCAGAAGGCTGAAATGTGGGAGAGTAAGTGCAAGGAGCAGGAGGCCTTGCATCAGGTTAAGGCTACTCGTCTGGAGGAGTTTTCTTGTCACCTGGAAGAGGTCTTGAAGCAGCTTGGGGAGGCCAATGCTGACCTTTCTGAGGTCACTCAGGGCCTTCATGTGGCTAGGGAAGGTATTGAGAAGATCACAGGTACCTTTACTCAGGCTGAGGTTAAAGTGAAGCAGCTCCAGAAGAGCTGTGAAATGTATAGGGTGCTTCGTGACATGGAG
Coding sequences:
- the LOC112168803 gene encoding uncharacterized protein LOC112168803 isoform X2, with translation MCHVHNNDERVSSLLMDLESTMVSLRRQKRLRPCSGSSSGVASLPGFCDNGTSLQASTQEKPDNVHLTPSNNSCGSCLHIAMWLRVTGDASKERDEAIARVAELEKRVGNFVETTTKQEAVIEFMRQQVLEYSSMKREYESKLDGLLNDVSQQRQKAEMWESKCKEQEALHQVKATRLEEFSCHLEEVLKQLGEANADLSEVTQGLHVAREGIEKITGTFTQAEVKVKQLQKSCEMYRVLRDMEKEKHTKVRTAPSAELKEDLQRNENHKQNKDGNMLTREMIKELKKQVMRWSQEKFQEEGEDRDMDGEGSNASREQVEGGDALSFWTICNHCKMYVEYHRIYQSNFLLCQNCHNAFNALEVAPPPQVSRSSSRSSLQQH
- the LOC112168803 gene encoding uncharacterized protein LOC112168803 isoform X1; protein product: MCHVHNNDERVSSLLMDLESTMVSLRRQKRLRPCSGSSSGVASLPGFCDNGTSLQASTQEKPDNVHLTPSNNVNQSEEAYADCGLKQNLAHHALASCGSCLHIAMWLRVTGDASKERDEAIARVAELEKRVGNFVETTTKQEAVIEFMRQQVLEYSSMKREYESKLDGLLNDVSQQRQKAEMWESKCKEQEALHQVKATRLEEFSCHLEEVLKQLGEANADLSEVTQGLHVAREGIEKITGTFTQAEVKVKQLQKSCEMYRVLRDMEKEKHTKVRTAPSAELKEDLQRNENHKQNKDGNMLTREMIKELKKQVMRWSQEKFQEEGEDRDMDGEGSNASREQVEGGDALSFWTICNHCKMYVEYHRIYQSNFLLCQNCHNAFNALEVAPPPQVSRSSSRSSLQQH